In Cyanobacteria bacterium GSL.Bin1, a single window of DNA contains:
- a CDS encoding spermidine synthase: MAGSELKADLWLTEYITPWDIYVHGITETLAYQKTAFQEMYIVRSGAYGKGLVLDGKWQSSTVDEYLYHEALVHPAMIAHGNPKKVLVLGGGEGATIREVLRWHTVEKVKMVDIDGEVVAACKQHLPEMHAGAFEDPRTELVIGDALAVLDSSEEQWDVVISDLSDPIEEGPSFKLFTKEFYEKVNRILAPEGKFVLQAGPVADPYIATHARLVNTLKTVFEHNISYTTFVPTYGEPWSLTLSSHTTVNTRPEPEVLDQVLQEKTTGGLRLIDGITVLGLLQTPAYIRRAIAQHQEIFTLSEPPKFFGKGVSSDPLPKT; the protein is encoded by the coding sequence ATGGCAGGTAGCGAATTAAAAGCAGATCTTTGGCTTACAGAATACATTACCCCTTGGGATATTTATGTGCATGGCATTACGGAAACCTTAGCTTATCAAAAAACAGCTTTTCAGGAGATGTACATTGTTCGATCCGGTGCCTATGGAAAGGGCTTAGTGTTAGATGGGAAATGGCAATCTTCTACCGTGGATGAATATCTATACCATGAAGCGTTAGTCCATCCAGCGATGATCGCGCATGGGAATCCCAAAAAAGTCCTTGTTTTAGGGGGTGGCGAAGGGGCAACGATTCGAGAGGTATTGCGTTGGCATACCGTGGAGAAGGTGAAGATGGTAGATATTGATGGCGAAGTTGTCGCCGCTTGTAAACAACATTTACCGGAAATGCACGCTGGCGCATTTGAAGATCCGCGTACTGAGTTAGTGATTGGAGATGCCCTTGCTGTTTTAGATAGTAGTGAAGAACAGTGGGATGTCGTGATTAGTGACCTCTCTGATCCGATTGAGGAAGGTCCTTCCTTTAAATTATTTACAAAAGAATTTTATGAGAAAGTGAATCGCATTCTAGCGCCTGAGGGGAAGTTTGTTTTACAAGCCGGACCAGTGGCTGATCCTTATATTGCCACTCATGCGCGTTTGGTCAACACCCTGAAAACCGTCTTTGAACATAATATTTCATATACAACGTTTGTTCCTACTTATGGCGAACCGTGGAGTTTAACCTTATCTTCCCATACAACTGTTAACACTCGTCCCGAACCAGAAGTGCTTGATCAGGTATTACAAGAGAAAACAACGGGTGGGTTACGTTTAATTGACGGCATTACTGTTTTAGGATTATTACAAACTCCAGCTTACATTCGTCGCGCGATCGCGCAACATCAAGAAATTTTTACGCTCTCAGAACCGCCCAAATTCTTTGGCAAGGGCGTGAGCAGTGATCCATTACCAAAAACCTAA
- the arsH gene encoding arsenical resistance protein ArsH, with the protein MTRFDHPPKILFLYGSLRERSYSRLLAEEAARIITEMGADVKFFHPHELPLRGQVEDTHPKVQELRELSQWSEGQVWSSPEMHGNITGVLKNQIDWIPLSIGAVRPTQGKTLAVMQVSGGSQSFNAVNNLRILGRWMRMFTIPNQSSVAKAYQEFNEDGTMKDSRYRDRVVDVMEELYKFTRLLRDQVDYLTDRYSERKEKNGVKN; encoded by the coding sequence ATGACCCGCTTTGATCATCCACCGAAAATTCTATTTTTGTATGGCTCTTTAAGAGAGCGTTCCTACAGTCGCTTGCTTGCAGAAGAAGCAGCGCGGATTATTACTGAGATGGGGGCAGACGTTAAATTTTTTCATCCCCATGAACTTCCCTTGCGCGGACAAGTGGAAGATACTCATCCCAAGGTACAAGAATTACGCGAGTTAAGCCAATGGTCAGAAGGTCAGGTTTGGTCGTCTCCTGAAATGCACGGGAATATTACTGGCGTGCTTAAAAATCAAATTGACTGGATTCCGTTGAGTATAGGTGCAGTACGACCAACACAAGGGAAAACATTAGCTGTCATGCAAGTGAGTGGCGGTTCGCAGTCCTTTAATGCAGTGAATAATCTGCGAATTTTGGGACGATGGATGCGGATGTTTACGATTCCCAATCAGTCTTCGGTTGCCAAAGCCTACCAAGAATTCAATGAAGATGGAACGATGAAGGATTCTCGCTATCGCGATCGCGTGGTGGATGTTATGGAAGAACTCTACAAATTCACTAGACTTTTACGAGATCAAGTTGATTATTTGACAGATCGGTACAGTGAACGCAAAGAAAAAAATGGGGTTAAAAATTAG
- the arsC gene encoding arsenate reductase, glutathione/glutaredoxin type has product MKRVMFVCRKNSARSQMAEGFLKILGRDQISVASSGLEASQVRPEAIAAMKEVGIDISDQTSNALSEFNPEEFDVVISLCGCGVNLPPEWVTREEFEDWQLDDPAEQPEIFPRVRDEIKERVEALIAKLSS; this is encoded by the coding sequence ATGAAGCGTGTTATGTTTGTCTGTCGAAAAAACTCAGCGCGATCGCAGATGGCAGAGGGTTTTCTAAAAATTTTGGGTCGTGATCAAATCAGTGTGGCAAGTTCTGGACTTGAAGCCAGTCAAGTGCGCCCAGAAGCCATCGCTGCAATGAAAGAGGTGGGCATTGATATCAGTGACCAAACCTCTAACGCCCTGAGTGAATTTAATCCAGAAGAGTTTGATGTTGTCATTTCTCTGTGTGGCTGTGGGGTTAACCTTCCACCGGAATGGGTTACCCGTGAAGAGTTTGAAGATTGGCAACTCGATGATCCTGCAGAACAACCAGAAATTTTCCCCCGGGTGCGAGATGAAATTAAGGAACGAGTGGAGGCTTTAATTGCCAAACTCAGTTCCTAA